TTTTAAAAATTATAATAATTATTATCTTATTTAGAAAACTTAGCTACAAAAAGTTTAAATGTAAAATTATTATACAATCTTCCAATAAAATTTAGAAGTTGAATGACAATGAATAGTAAAATATCACGTTATCTCCAAGATTTAATGAATAATTATGGAATAAGAAAAAATGAGACTGTTTTGATTGAATATTTGAGTTTAACACCAAATCCGCTCACTGTAGAGAGCCTGGCAAAAAAGACGAGATACAGCAGATCTACTATATCTTTAATATTATATAGACTTTGTAAACAGAAGGTTGTTAATAGAAAAAAGATTGGAAAAAAATATATGTATACTCTAAACAATGATTTTCTTATAAATCTTGACGTTTATCTTAATAAACGTTTAAAGATCAAAACTATCAAGCTGAAAAAATCATTAGAATCAATACAGGATAATATACAGCACAAAAAAGAAAAATTGGTAAATGAACTAAATAAATTTGAAAATTATCTAAATGGATATAGGTGAAAAAATGGTGGATATCGTTATAACGGTCGATAGAACCATGATGAGCAATCATC
This is a stretch of genomic DNA from Thermoplasmata archaeon. It encodes these proteins:
- a CDS encoding BlaI/MecI/CopY family transcriptional regulator; protein product: MNNYGIRKNETVLIEYLSLTPNPLTVESLAKKTRYSRSTISLILYRLCKQKVVNRKKIGKKYMYTLNNDFLINLDVYLNKRLKIKTIKLKKSLESIQDNIQHKKEKLVNELNKFENYLNGYR